In one Desulfoferula mesophila genomic region, the following are encoded:
- a CDS encoding DVU0772 family protein yields MLSWQELKARPEIVGAIDWEITPAQAFEAFQIKSTTAQRGLGTVYYFYLSTWRGENQVLLVERTYVDSEEVARAPVPQELVAAAARAGEGQDMPRGQLALSPEIKGWLRRELGLEKA; encoded by the coding sequence ATGCTGAGCTGGCAGGAATTGAAGGCGCGCCCGGAGATCGTGGGCGCCATCGATTGGGAGATAACCCCGGCCCAGGCCTTTGAGGCCTTTCAGATCAAGTCCACCACCGCCCAGCGGGGCCTGGGCACGGTCTACTACTTCTACCTCTCCACCTGGCGGGGCGAAAACCAGGTGCTGTTGGTGGAGCGCACCTACGTGGACAGTGAAGAGGTGGCCCGGGCCCCGGTGCCCCAGGAGTTGGTGGCGGCCGCCGCCCGGGCGGGCGAGGGCCAGGACATGCCTCGGGGCCAACTGGCCCTGAGCCCGGAGATCAAAGGCTGGCTGCGCCGGGAGCTGGGGTTGGAAAAGGCCTAG
- a CDS encoding Rho termination factor N-terminal domain-containing protein: MATLKELKETARKLKIPRYSKLKKDDLSRLIQLYECARKLKVKNFAKLPEDELIRAVQVAEGNHPCYGQIQDCRQDDCAWIAPCQGR, from the coding sequence ATGGCCACGCTCAAAGAACTAAAAGAAACCGCCCGCAAGCTGAAAATCCCCAGGTACAGCAAGCTCAAAAAGGACGACCTCAGCCGCCTGATTCAGCTTTATGAATGCGCCCGCAAACTGAAGGTGAAGAACTTCGCCAAGCTGCCCGAGGACGAGCTGATCCGCGCGGTGCAGGTGGCCGAAGGCAACCATCCCTGCTACGGACAAATCCAGGACTGCCGCCAGGACGACTGCGCCTGGATCGCCCCCTGCCAGGGACGCTAG
- a CDS encoding adenosylcobalamin-dependent ribonucleoside-diphosphate reductase yields the protein MDATPFPFGPHALPVLRRRYLARDAEGRVVETPEQMLARVAGAVARGEEPWGGAAAAREMERAFLGLMSQGLFLPNSPTLMNAGRELGQLSACFVIPVEDSLESIFEAVKETALIHKSGGGTGFSFSHLRPAGDVVASTRGVSSGPVSFMRVFDMATEAVKQGGTRRGANMGILAVSHPDIEAFIAAKRRPGVLENFNISVLVNDAFMAAARADGPWQLVNPRDGAVARTVSAAGLLEQMVQAAHQSGEPGLAFYEAINRGNPTPGLGPLEATNPCGEQPLLPHESCNLGSLVLPRFLKDGEVDFPTLEEAAALAVRFLDDVIEINRHPLPQVARASRLTRKIGLGVMGLADLLADLELPYDSPEAAALGREVMARIAAAARAASAELGQRRGSFPAFAASRLAGGWSHMRNATVTTVAPTGTLSLLLGCSSGIEPYFALAYTRRVLEERDLVEFNPRFLARLAALGLDTPEQRRTLAASGNATAIQGLPPELGQVFATAHEIDPEAHLAMQAAFQASTDNGVSKTVNLDAQAGPEQVRRVFTRAHALGLKGVTVFRSGCRGRQVLELLPLPGREAPPAVHHSGHCPRCGGLLKTDGGCLACSFCGASGCE from the coding sequence ATGGATGCCACGCCTTTCCCATTCGGGCCCCATGCCCTGCCGGTTCTGCGCCGCCGCTACCTGGCCCGCGACGCCGAGGGCCGGGTGGTGGAGACCCCGGAGCAGATGCTGGCGCGGGTGGCCGGGGCCGTGGCCCGGGGCGAAGAGCCCTGGGGCGGGGCGGCCGCGGCGCGGGAGATGGAGCGGGCCTTTCTGGGCCTGATGAGCCAGGGCCTCTTTTTACCCAACAGCCCCACCCTGATGAACGCGGGCCGTGAGCTGGGCCAGCTCAGCGCCTGCTTCGTCATCCCGGTGGAGGACAGCCTGGAGAGCATCTTCGAGGCGGTCAAGGAAACCGCCCTGATCCACAAGTCCGGCGGGGGCACCGGCTTCAGCTTTTCCCACCTGCGCCCGGCGGGCGACGTGGTGGCCTCCACCCGGGGGGTCAGCTCCGGCCCGGTGAGCTTCATGCGGGTGTTCGACATGGCCACCGAGGCGGTGAAGCAGGGGGGCACCCGCCGGGGGGCCAACATGGGCATCCTGGCGGTGAGCCACCCGGACATCGAGGCCTTCATCGCGGCCAAGCGCCGCCCCGGGGTGCTGGAGAACTTCAACATCTCGGTGCTGGTCAACGACGCCTTCATGGCCGCCGCCCGGGCGGACGGGCCCTGGCAACTGGTCAACCCCCGCGACGGCGCGGTGGCGCGCACCGTGTCCGCCGCCGGGCTGCTGGAGCAGATGGTCCAGGCGGCCCACCAGAGCGGCGAGCCGGGCCTGGCCTTTTACGAGGCCATCAACCGGGGCAACCCCACCCCAGGCCTGGGGCCCCTGGAGGCCACCAATCCCTGCGGCGAGCAGCCCCTGCTGCCCCACGAGTCCTGCAATCTGGGCTCCCTGGTGCTGCCCCGTTTTCTCAAGGACGGTGAGGTGGACTTCCCAACCCTGGAGGAGGCGGCGGCCCTGGCGGTGCGCTTTCTAGACGACGTGATCGAGATAAACCGCCACCCCCTGCCCCAGGTGGCCCGGGCCAGCCGCCTGACCCGCAAGATAGGACTGGGGGTCATGGGCCTGGCCGATTTGCTGGCCGACCTGGAGCTGCCCTACGATTCGCCGGAGGCGGCGGCCCTGGGCCGGGAGGTCATGGCCCGCATCGCCGCCGCCGCCCGGGCGGCCAGCGCCGAGCTGGGCCAAAGGCGTGGCAGCTTCCCGGCCTTCGCGGCCAGCCGCCTGGCCGGGGGCTGGAGTCACATGCGCAACGCCACGGTGACCACCGTGGCCCCCACCGGCACCCTGTCGCTGCTGTTGGGCTGCTCCTCGGGCATAGAGCCCTACTTCGCCCTGGCCTACACCCGCCGGGTGCTTGAGGAGCGGGATCTGGTGGAGTTCAACCCCCGCTTCCTGGCCCGCCTGGCCGCTCTGGGTCTGGACACCCCGGAGCAGCGCCGGACCCTGGCCGCCTCGGGCAACGCCACGGCGATCCAGGGCCTGCCGCCAGAGCTGGGCCAGGTATTCGCCACGGCCCACGAGATCGACCCCGAGGCCCACCTGGCCATGCAGGCCGCCTTCCAGGCCTCCACCGACAACGGGGTGAGCAAGACGGTGAACCTGGACGCCCAGGCCGGCCCCGAGCAGGTGCGCCGAGTCTTTACCAGGGCCCACGCCCTGGGCCTCAAGGGGGTCACGGTGTTCCGCTCCGGCTGCCGGGGCCGCCAGGTGCTGGAGCTGTTGCCCCTGCCCGGACGCGAGGCCCCGCCGGCGGTGCACCACTCCGGCCACTGCCCCCGCTGCGGCGGCCTGCTCAAGACCGACGGCGGCTGCCTGGCCTGCTCCTTCTGCGGGGCCTCGGGCTGCGAATAG
- a CDS encoding DUF6790 family protein, translating into MIALLYLAVFIAGSWLSMSLAPSPLTFNAGVNILIKWLLVAFPGLGGLLAAYAHTVRADKTAAFIGWQPGSPFQFEIGMANLALGVAGLMCLWMSPGFQAGTGVIFSIFALGAGRGHLDQRKELGNQAPGNSGIFVWVNDIAAPAAILVLLAIRGIFGS; encoded by the coding sequence ATGATCGCCTTGCTGTATCTGGCCGTGTTCATCGCCGGGTCCTGGTTGTCCATGAGCCTGGCACCCAGCCCCTTGACCTTCAACGCCGGGGTGAACATCCTCATCAAATGGCTGCTGGTGGCCTTCCCCGGCCTGGGCGGCCTGCTGGCCGCCTATGCCCACACCGTCCGGGCCGACAAGACCGCCGCCTTCATCGGCTGGCAGCCGGGCAGCCCCTTCCAGTTCGAGATCGGCATGGCCAACCTGGCCCTGGGAGTGGCCGGGTTGATGTGCCTGTGGATGAGCCCCGGCTTCCAGGCGGGCACCGGGGTGATCTTCAGCATCTTCGCCCTGGGCGCGGGGCGGGGGCACCTGGATCAGCGCAAGGAGTTGGGCAACCAGGCGCCGGGCAACTCGGGCATCTTCGTGTGGGTCAACGACATCGCCGCCCCGGCGGCTATTTTGGTGCTGTTGGCCATACGCGGAATCTTCGGCTCTTAA
- a CDS encoding Fe-Mn family superoxide dismutase, whose protein sequence is MQAKAAIGMDRRSFLKTAALGTVALGLGASLPGVARAETFKLAPLPWAENALEPYISARTIKFHYGKHHAGYVKKLNGAIKGTPWAAKSLEEIILGSYGKDDFLFNNAAQVWNHTFYWNSLKPGGGGRPTGDLAAGMVAQFGSVETCLQQLQEASAKRFGSGWGWLCLKDGKLVVVSSSNALNPMVDGMKPLLTIDVWEHAYYLDYQNRRGDYLKGVMEHLINWDFAAQNLKS, encoded by the coding sequence ATGCAAGCCAAGGCCGCTATTGGCATGGATCGCCGCAGTTTTCTCAAAACCGCCGCCCTGGGGACCGTGGCCCTGGGCCTGGGGGCGTCGCTGCCCGGCGTGGCCCGGGCCGAGACCTTCAAGCTGGCCCCTCTGCCCTGGGCCGAAAACGCCCTGGAGCCCTACATCAGCGCCCGTACCATCAAGTTCCACTACGGCAAGCACCACGCCGGTTACGTGAAGAAGCTCAACGGAGCCATCAAGGGCACCCCCTGGGCCGCCAAGAGCCTGGAGGAGATCATCCTGGGCTCCTACGGCAAGGACGACTTCCTGTTCAACAACGCGGCCCAGGTGTGGAACCACACCTTCTATTGGAACAGCCTCAAGCCCGGCGGCGGGGGACGGCCCACCGGCGACCTGGCCGCGGGCATGGTGGCCCAGTTCGGCTCGGTGGAGACCTGTCTCCAGCAGCTCCAGGAGGCCTCGGCCAAACGCTTCGGCTCGGGCTGGGGCTGGCTGTGTCTCAAGGACGGCAAGCTGGTGGTGGTCAGCAGCAGCAACGCCCTGAACCCCATGGTCGACGGCATGAAGCCGCTGTTGACCATCGACGTGTGGGAACACGCCTATTACCTGGATTACCAGAACCGGCGGGGGGACTACCTCAAGGGGGTGATGGAGCACCTGATCAACTGGGACTTCGCGGCCCAAAACCTGAAATCCTGA
- a CDS encoding tRNA lysidine(34) synthetase, whose product MAAYIERQAISLCGKAVHGWSMIRHGDRVAIGLSGGKDSLSLTWLLAERRRRVPIDFELIAYHVEMGFKATDHQALAEFCHGLGVEFRLITTDYGPRAHTPENREKSPCFFCALKRRQELFKAAGQAGCGKLALAHHQDDIFETTLMNMFYSGSISTMLPVQPLFHGDLVLIRPLSLMSADITRRFCAAKELPVQPPCCPSAGEGRRGRVRELLEQLHRENKKLRPNLWHALTHSGSARLPTPPTTQRLGRPRSK is encoded by the coding sequence ATGGCTGCTTATATTGAACGCCAAGCGATCAGCTTGTGCGGCAAGGCGGTGCACGGCTGGTCCATGATCCGCCACGGCGACCGGGTGGCCATCGGGCTTTCGGGGGGCAAGGACAGCCTGTCGCTCACCTGGCTGTTGGCCGAACGCCGCCGCCGGGTGCCCATCGATTTCGAGCTGATCGCCTACCACGTGGAGATGGGCTTCAAGGCCACCGACCACCAGGCCCTGGCCGAGTTTTGCCATGGCCTGGGGGTGGAGTTCCGCCTCATCACCACCGACTACGGCCCCCGGGCCCACACCCCGGAGAACCGCGAGAAAAGCCCCTGCTTCTTCTGCGCCCTCAAGCGCCGCCAGGAGCTGTTTAAGGCCGCGGGTCAGGCGGGCTGCGGCAAGCTGGCCCTGGCCCACCACCAGGACGACATCTTCGAGACCACCCTGATGAACATGTTCTACTCGGGCAGCATCTCCACCATGCTGCCGGTGCAGCCCCTTTTCCACGGCGACCTGGTGCTCATCCGCCCGCTGAGCCTGATGAGCGCCGACATCACCCGCCGCTTCTGCGCGGCCAAGGAGCTGCCGGTGCAACCGCCCTGTTGCCCCAGCGCCGGGGAGGGCCGCCGGGGCCGGGTGCGCGAGCTGCTGGAGCAGCTGCACCGGGAGAACAAGAAGCTACGCCCCAACCTGTGGCACGCCCTGACCCACTCCGGCTCGGCCCGCCTGCCCACTCCGCCTACTACCCAGCGTCTGGGTCGTCCTAGGTCAAAATAG
- a CDS encoding MBL fold metallo-hydrolase: MSRVTVVVDNLVGHVSSLYGEHGLCMWLEHEGRNILYDTGMGRALLPNLKTLDLDPDRLDALVLSHGHYDHTGGLEALLGTRNEPLPVYCHAEAFAPHLSENQGQRREVGPPLTQTAYEALGARFHLVERHAEPWPGITLLADIPRRTGYEVPAPALVTVRDGQVSPDPFHDDLSILVHGDKGWAVLTGCAHSGVVNILLDAEEKAGASVELLVGGTHLGPAPAAQQEAALAELGSRQGLRVVAGHCTGPVMAGRMQAALGERFAYLGVGNVLEI; the protein is encoded by the coding sequence ATGAGCCGGGTAACCGTGGTGGTGGACAACTTGGTGGGTCACGTCAGCTCCCTATATGGGGAACACGGCCTGTGCATGTGGCTGGAGCACGAGGGACGCAACATCCTCTACGACACGGGCATGGGCCGGGCCCTGTTGCCCAATCTGAAGACCCTGGACCTGGACCCCGACCGGTTGGACGCCCTGGTGCTCAGCCACGGCCACTACGACCACACCGGCGGCCTGGAGGCCCTGCTGGGGACGCGCAACGAGCCCCTGCCGGTGTATTGCCACGCCGAGGCCTTCGCCCCCCATCTGTCCGAGAACCAGGGGCAGCGCCGCGAGGTGGGCCCGCCCCTGACCCAGACGGCCTATGAGGCCCTGGGGGCCCGCTTCCACCTGGTGGAGCGCCACGCCGAGCCCTGGCCGGGGATCACCCTGCTGGCCGACATCCCCCGCCGCACCGGCTACGAGGTGCCCGCCCCGGCCCTGGTGACCGTGCGCGACGGCCAGGTGTCGCCCGACCCCTTTCACGACGACTTGTCCATCCTGGTGCACGGCGACAAGGGCTGGGCGGTGCTCACCGGCTGTGCCCACTCCGGGGTGGTCAACATCCTGCTGGACGCCGAGGAAAAGGCGGGCGCTTCGGTGGAGCTGTTGGTGGGCGGTACCCATCTGGGACCGGCCCCGGCGGCCCAGCAAGAAGCCGCCCTGGCCGAGTTGGGCTCCCGCCAGGGGCTCCGGGTGGTGGCCGGGCACTGCACCGGCCCGGTCATGGCCGGGCGCATGCAGGCCGCCCTGGGCGAGCGCTTCGCCTATCTGGGAGTGGGCAACGTCCTGGAAATTTAG
- the tsaA gene encoding tRNA (N6-threonylcarbamoyladenosine(37)-N6)-methyltransferase TrmO, with the protein MGATFSLRPIGVVKSALTSMDAAPPQGPEAGTEAVIELDPAWSEGLDGLAPGRWLWVLCLFDRAKEPKLKVHPRGDRSRPITGLFNSRSPHRPNPISLTLVRLEALEGNRLRVRGLEMIDGTPVLDIKPWSGNIDQPRGEQA; encoded by the coding sequence ATGGGCGCCACCTTTTCCCTGCGGCCCATCGGGGTGGTGAAAAGCGCCCTGACCAGCATGGACGCGGCCCCTCCCCAGGGCCCCGAGGCGGGAACCGAGGCGGTGATCGAGCTGGACCCGGCCTGGAGCGAGGGCCTGGACGGCCTGGCTCCGGGCCGCTGGCTGTGGGTGCTGTGCCTTTTTGACCGGGCCAAGGAGCCCAAGCTCAAGGTGCATCCTCGGGGAGACCGCTCCCGCCCCATCACCGGGCTGTTCAACAGCCGCAGTCCCCACCGCCCCAACCCCATTTCGCTCACTCTGGTGCGCCTGGAGGCCCTGGAGGGCAACCGTTTGCGCGTGCGCGGCCTGGAGATGATCGACGGCACCCCGGTGCTGGACATCAAACCCTGGTCCGGGAACATTGACCAGCCCCGAGGAGAGCAGGCATGA
- a CDS encoding SurA N-terminal domain-containing protein: MLQLMRKHAGNWMIKILLGAIALAFALSWGVYNYGEGPARVAVKVNGETISEARASEVYANLMEQGKQRFGAQFDQVAPLLNLRQQALDQLVDQVLLTQAANQLAVQVSNQEVAARVASTPMFQKDGRFDERLYRIILERNRLTPADYEAGLRQELRMEKLAALVAGAGQVTPQEVNDVMSRRLAKVKGVYRLFKPEDYRKEVKATEQQIKDYYQKNQSAYMAPATVTFDYLVFPVSAQRDQVKISDRDVADTYDMERDRYSKPEQVKASHILITLPEKPSPAEVEAAKKKAEEVMALAKKKGADFAALAKKYSQGPSAPKGGDLGWFRRGSMVGPFEELAFKMKPGEIGLVRTQFGWHVVKVTGHEQASVTPLEEVKVEIKGRLGDTQAKNLAQAAAERAFDKLAMGESLAKLAKQQGGSVQTSPKVAEGGKVEGLPGLKGFFTAAKDLGKGQPVPAVIFNDGSIVAVIKERVPAHVKPLDQVAEDVRVAVEEQLATDKARAEAAKLLTDLAKVKDPAAELTRMPGSGQTGWLAQGGEIKDVSGSAALVRALFLRPEKKPVMTQPVRVGDIFAAAVLAGRQAADPEEMKSKHEQFKEILLAEARRQAAQGFLGDLRARAEILVPVQGTTSSPIPGCDSRSTLEWVPMGSPRASAK; this comes from the coding sequence ATGCTGCAATTGATGCGCAAGCACGCCGGCAACTGGATGATCAAAATCCTATTGGGCGCCATCGCCCTGGCTTTCGCCCTGAGTTGGGGCGTTTACAACTACGGCGAAGGACCGGCCCGCGTGGCGGTCAAGGTCAACGGGGAGACCATCTCCGAGGCCAGGGCCTCGGAGGTCTACGCCAACCTGATGGAGCAGGGCAAGCAGCGCTTCGGAGCCCAGTTCGACCAGGTGGCCCCCCTGCTCAACCTGCGCCAGCAGGCCCTGGACCAGTTGGTGGACCAGGTGCTACTCACCCAGGCGGCCAACCAGTTGGCCGTGCAGGTGAGCAACCAGGAGGTGGCCGCGCGGGTGGCTTCCACCCCCATGTTCCAAAAGGACGGCCGCTTCGACGAGCGCCTCTACCGGATCATCCTGGAGCGCAACCGCCTGACCCCCGCCGACTACGAGGCCGGGCTGCGCCAGGAACTGCGCATGGAAAAGCTGGCCGCCCTGGTGGCCGGCGCCGGCCAGGTGACCCCCCAGGAGGTGAACGACGTCATGTCCCGCCGCCTGGCCAAGGTCAAGGGAGTCTACCGCCTGTTCAAGCCCGAGGACTACCGCAAGGAAGTCAAGGCCACCGAGCAGCAGATCAAGGACTACTACCAGAAGAACCAAAGCGCCTACATGGCTCCGGCCACCGTGACCTTCGACTATCTGGTGTTCCCGGTCAGCGCCCAGCGCGACCAGGTCAAGATCAGCGATCGCGACGTGGCCGACACCTACGACATGGAGCGCGACCGCTACTCCAAGCCCGAGCAGGTCAAGGCCAGCCACATTCTCATCACCCTGCCCGAGAAGCCCTCGCCCGCCGAGGTGGAGGCGGCCAAGAAAAAGGCCGAAGAGGTGATGGCCCTGGCCAAGAAGAAGGGGGCCGATTTCGCGGCCCTGGCCAAAAAGTATTCCCAGGGCCCCAGCGCCCCCAAGGGCGGCGACCTGGGCTGGTTCCGCCGGGGCTCCATGGTGGGCCCCTTCGAGGAGCTGGCCTTCAAGATGAAGCCCGGCGAGATCGGCCTGGTGCGCACCCAGTTCGGCTGGCACGTGGTCAAGGTCACCGGCCACGAGCAGGCCTCGGTGACCCCCCTTGAAGAGGTCAAGGTGGAGATCAAGGGGCGCCTGGGGGACACCCAAGCCAAGAACCTGGCCCAGGCCGCGGCCGAGCGCGCCTTCGACAAGCTGGCCATGGGCGAGAGCCTGGCCAAGCTGGCCAAACAGCAGGGCGGCTCGGTGCAGACCAGCCCCAAGGTGGCCGAGGGCGGCAAGGTGGAAGGCCTGCCCGGGCTCAAGGGCTTCTTTACCGCGGCCAAGGATCTGGGCAAGGGCCAGCCGGTGCCCGCGGTGATCTTTAACGACGGCTCCATCGTGGCGGTAATCAAGGAACGGGTGCCCGCCCACGTCAAGCCCCTGGACCAGGTGGCCGAAGACGTGCGGGTGGCGGTGGAAGAGCAGCTGGCCACCGATAAGGCCCGGGCGGAGGCGGCCAAGCTGCTGACCGATCTGGCCAAGGTCAAGGATCCCGCCGCCGAGTTGACCCGCATGCCCGGCAGCGGCCAGACCGGCTGGCTGGCCCAGGGCGGCGAGATCAAGGACGTGAGCGGCAGCGCGGCCCTGGTGCGCGCGCTGTTCCTGCGCCCGGAGAAAAAGCCGGTGATGACCCAGCCGGTGCGGGTGGGCGATATCTTCGCCGCCGCGGTGCTGGCCGGACGCCAGGCCGCCGACCCCGAAGAGATGAAGAGCAAGCACGAGCAGTTCAAGGAGATCCTGCTGGCCGAGGCCCGCCGCCAGGCGGCGCAGGGCTTCCTGGGCGACCTCAGGGCCAGGGCCGAGATTCTGGTGCCGGTGCAGGGAACCACCAGCAGCCCCATCCCCGGCTGCGACTCGCGCAGCACCTTGGAGTGGGTGCCCATGGGCAGCCCCAGGGCCTCGGCCAAGTAG
- a CDS encoding GNAT family N-acetyltransferase — translation MSYGIEPMLPEHGPAVLAVLNHHISSGFAAYPSTPLPNEAWGRFMQALGGYPAYVVKHQAEVVDFGALKPYLMPDTLARTAEVSYFILPGHTGQGLGARLLDTLIGEARARGVDNLLANVSSLNEGSLRFHERHGFVQVGRFPKVGRKWDQDFDLIWLQKAL, via the coding sequence ATGTCCTATGGCATCGAACCCATGCTCCCGGAACACGGCCCGGCGGTGCTGGCCGTACTGAATCATCACATCTCCAGCGGGTTCGCCGCCTATCCCAGCACCCCCCTGCCCAACGAGGCCTGGGGGCGTTTCATGCAGGCCTTGGGCGGCTACCCGGCCTACGTGGTCAAGCACCAGGCCGAGGTGGTGGATTTCGGCGCGCTCAAGCCCTATCTCATGCCCGACACCCTGGCCCGCACCGCCGAGGTGAGCTATTTCATCCTGCCCGGGCACACCGGCCAGGGCCTGGGAGCGCGCTTGTTGGACACCCTCATCGGCGAGGCTCGGGCCAGGGGCGTAGACAACCTGCTGGCCAACGTTTCCTCGCTCAACGAGGGCAGCCTGCGCTTTCATGAACGCCACGGCTTCGTGCAGGTGGGACGATTCCCCAAGGTGGGGCGCAAGTGGGACCAGGATTTCGATCTGATCTGGTTGCAGAAGGCGCTGTAG
- a CDS encoding phenylacetate--CoA ligase family protein — MWDEKFETMSTDEMQAFQLDKLKETVAWVYERIPFYKKKFDEVGVSPQDVKSLEDLGRLPFTVKTDLRDNYPFGLCAVPMNQVVRVHASSGTTGKPITGPYTAEDLDQWAECMARNMDAAGITGDDIVQNAYGLGLFTGGLGFHQGAEKLGCTVIPASSGMTERQITLMKDFGSTVLFSTPSYALTIAEKASDMGVDIRELPLRVGVFGAEPWTVEMRDEIEQRMGIDACEAYGLTELGGPGTAFSCPAKDGYLHVNEDHILAEIIDPVTEEVLPLGEKGELVFTAIQRRAMPMIRYRTRDITELKREKCSCGRTLLKMKKVFGRSDDMLIISGVNVFPSQIESILLEVPEVEPQYVLIIRKKGYLDALSVDVEAKPEVYDLGEEKLREVEKDIESRIRGIIGIGVKVRAVPPKSIERSEGKAKRVFDARKL, encoded by the coding sequence ATGTGGGACGAAAAATTCGAGACCATGTCCACCGACGAGATGCAGGCCTTTCAGCTGGACAAGCTGAAGGAAACCGTGGCCTGGGTCTACGAGCGAATTCCTTTTTACAAAAAGAAATTCGACGAGGTGGGGGTCAGTCCCCAGGACGTGAAAAGCCTGGAGGACCTGGGGCGCCTGCCCTTTACGGTAAAGACCGACCTGAGGGATAACTACCCCTTCGGCCTGTGCGCGGTGCCCATGAACCAGGTGGTTCGGGTGCACGCCTCCTCGGGCACCACCGGCAAGCCCATCACCGGCCCCTACACCGCCGAGGATCTGGACCAGTGGGCCGAGTGCATGGCCCGCAACATGGACGCCGCGGGCATCACCGGCGACGACATCGTGCAGAACGCCTACGGCCTGGGCCTGTTCACCGGCGGCCTGGGCTTCCACCAGGGGGCCGAAAAGCTGGGCTGCACGGTGATCCCCGCCTCTTCGGGCATGACCGAACGCCAGATAACCCTGATGAAGGACTTCGGCTCCACGGTGCTGTTCAGCACCCCATCCTACGCCCTGACCATCGCCGAGAAGGCCTCGGACATGGGCGTGGACATCCGCGAGCTGCCGCTCAGGGTGGGCGTGTTCGGGGCCGAGCCCTGGACGGTGGAGATGCGCGACGAGATCGAGCAGCGCATGGGCATCGACGCCTGCGAGGCCTACGGTCTCACCGAGCTGGGCGGGCCGGGCACCGCCTTCTCCTGCCCGGCCAAAGACGGCTATCTGCACGTAAACGAGGACCACATCCTGGCCGAGATCATCGACCCGGTCACCGAGGAAGTGCTGCCCCTGGGCGAAAAGGGCGAGCTGGTGTTCACCGCCATCCAACGGCGGGCCATGCCCATGATCCGCTACCGCACCCGCGACATCACCGAGCTCAAGCGCGAGAAGTGCTCCTGCGGGCGCACCCTGCTCAAGATGAAGAAGGTCTTCGGCCGCTCCGACGACATGCTCATCATCAGCGGGGTCAACGTCTTCCCCAGCCAGATAGAGTCCATCCTCCTGGAGGTTCCCGAGGTGGAGCCCCAGTACGTCCTGATCATCCGCAAGAAGGGCTACCTGGACGCCCTGAGCGTGGACGTGGAAGCCAAGCCCGAGGTCTACGACCTGGGCGAGGAAAAGCTGCGCGAGGTGGAAAAGGACATCGAGAGCCGCATCCGGGGCATCATCGGCATCGGGGTCAAGGTGCGCGCCGTGCCGCCCAAGAGCATCGAGCGCTCCGAGGGCAAGGCCAAGCGGGTCTTCGACGCCCGCAAGCTCTAG